The following coding sequences lie in one Danio rerio strain Tuebingen ecotype United States chromosome 3, GRCz12tu, whole genome shotgun sequence genomic window:
- the LOC141381205 gene encoding uncharacterized protein yields MLRKRPIKTSMVLARSVTGQCLDTLGVLVLGMRLGTELLQHDFQVVRGAHHPIILGWDFLQKHHALIDVTNEKMSLWNFELPLLSTGHEAAACCNVSVLASTKLPPWSETVITACVAGATAVSPVPTAYTGVLEPNTASNVAVAHTLSEVRNGLTTVRVLNTTEEDIEIHAGQHLDFHQPFLLYTDASASAIGAVLAQEKGTQETVIAYASHVLTKAERKWSTYDRELWAIVWAVRHFRHYLYKQHFFIITYHKPLMGLRKIPIDSDRTGRRARWALELDPFEWTVIHRKGLKHANADALSRRQASDSAMEIPASSSGEANVGSPVSKSDSGYLSAAQGSKVLGPSVSITHVSPTLSACVNQEMERTPSLMLQLATSESSFIEHQKQDPVLKEVISWKLKGLRPPYRKISKRSQEERIFWKEFTRLTLLNGLLCREMSIQVRSL; encoded by the exons ATGTTGAGAAAACGCCCCATAAAAACTTCCATGGTGCTTGCACGCTCTGTCACTGGACAATGTCTGGACACTTTAGGAGTTTTAGTTTTGGGCATGAGACTTGGCACAGAGTTACTGCAGCATGATTTCCAGGTCGTTAGGGGTGCACACCATCCTATTATTTTGGGCTGGGACTTCTTACAAAAGCATCATGCTCTGATTGATGTGACAAATGAGAAAATGTCCTTATGGAATTTTGAGCTTCCCTTGCTCTCTACAGGTCATGAAGCTGCAGCCTGTTGTAATGTTTCTGTGCTTGCATCTACCAAACTACCGCCATGGAGTGAAACGGTTATCACAGCATGTGTTGCGGGAGCAACAGCTGTTTCTCCTGTGCCAACAGCCTACACAGGTGTCCTGGAACCCAACACGGCTAGTAATGTGGCTGTTGCACACACCCTCAGCGAGGTTCGAAATGGTCTGACTACAGTGCGGGTTTTGAATACCACAGAGGAAGACATCGAAATCCATGCAGGCCAGCACCTGG ATTTTCATCAACCGTTTCTTCTGTACACAGATGCCTCTGCATCTGCTATTGGAGCTGTTTTAGCCCAGGAAAAGGGGACTCAAGAAACAGTGATCGCATATGCCAGTCATGTCCTCACAAAAGCTGAAAGGAAGTGGTCCACGTATGATAGGGAACTCTGGGCCATTGTGTGGGCTGTGAGACATTTCCGCCACTATCTGTATAAGCAGCATTTCTTCATCATTACGTACCACAAACCTCTCATGGGGTTAAGGAAAATACCAATTGACAGCGATCGCACTGGGAGAAGAGCCCGCTGGGCCCTTGAATTGGATCCATTTGAATGGACGGTCATACACCGAAAAGGACTAAAACATGCAAATGCTGACGCCCTATCACGTCGTCAAGCATCGGATTCAGCTATGGAAATCCCAGCCTCGTCTTCAGGTGAGGCTAATGTTGGCTCTCCAGTATCTAAATCTGACAGTGGTTACTTATCTGCTGCACAGGGATCCAAAGTCTTGGGTCCATCAGTCAGTATAACCCATGTTTCACCAACCTTATCTGCCTGTGTGAATCAAGAGATGGAGAGAACTCCATCTCTTATGCTACAACTGGCTACTTCTGAATCAAGTTTTATAGAGCACCAAAAACAGGATCCAGTTTTAAAGGAAGTAATAAGTTGGAAACTAAAGGGGTTAAGGCCACCATACAGAAAGATAAGCAAACGGTCACAGGAGGAGAGGATTTTCTGGAAAGAATTCACAAGGCTCACGCTACTTAATGGTCTTCTCTGTCGAGAAATGTCAATTCAAGTACGAAGTCTGTGA